CGCGGAACGGTGATTTTTACCGCACACGGTGTTTCAAATGCAGTGCGCGCGCGAGCCAAAGAAAAAGGGCTTCATGTGATTGATGCGACATGTCCGGATGTGACAAAGACGCATCGTTTGATTGAGGAGCGGGTCAAGGAAGGATATAAGGTTGTCTATATTGGCAAGCACGGGCATCCAGAGCCGGAAGGCGCTGTCGGAGTTGCTCCGGATCATGTGCGCGTCGTCGAATCGATCGCCGAAGTGGATGCGCTTCCAGCTGAATACGGAGTGAAGGACGGGGGGCGGAAGCTTCTTGTCACCAATCAGACGACGATGTCACAGTGGGATACGGAAGCGCTCGTTGAAGCGCTTGTCGCACGTTTTCCTGAGGCCGAAGTATGCAATGAGATTTGCGATGCGACGAGCATACGTCAAAACGCGGTGGCCGAGCAGGCGCGCCAGGCTGATCTGTGTATTGTCGTCGGTGATCCAAAAAGCAATAACAGCGCGCGCTTGGCACAGGTTGCGCGTGAAATCGCCGGCGTTCCAGCCTATCGCATTGCGAGTGTCCAGGAATTGGATCCGTCATGGCTCTGCGGCGTCAAAACGGTTGCTGTGACCTCAGGTGCGTCGACGCCAACCGCGATTACGCGTCAGGTTGTCGCTTATCTTGAAGATTATGATGAGCAGGATGTGTCAACGCATGCGCTTCCGGTCACTCTGCCGACAGATCGCGTCTTGCCGCAAGTAAGTTTCAAACCTGTCTCGCATGATGATTAGATAAAGAGTGACAAAAAGCAATTGGGAGTTTTTCTGGGAAAGGATCGATTTTATGGAAGAAATCATGCGCCAGGTGTTGCTCTCCCTGTCAAAAAACAAAAATGCCAATCAATTGGCGAAACAATTTGGGTTGCGGTTTGGAGCACAGCGTTTTGTCGCGGGGGAAACGATCGCCTCGGCCATCGCGCGGGTGCAGCAGTTGAATGCGTCGGGATTGCGAGTCACGCTCGATCATCTCGGCGAGTTTGTGATGGATAAAGCGGAGGCGGAGGCGTCTTGCGACCACTGTGTTGAAACGCTTTATGCGATGAATCGGGCTCAAGTGGATGCCAATCTGTCGA
The genomic region above belongs to Ferroacidibacillus organovorans and contains:
- a CDS encoding 4-hydroxy-3-methylbut-2-enyl diphosphate reductase, encoding MDVIKITPRGYCYGVVDAMTIATRAASQPELPRPIYILGMIVHNQHVVDAYEKLGVITLDGANRLDILEKVDRGTVIFTAHGVSNAVRARAKEKGLHVIDATCPDVTKTHRLIEERVKEGYKVVYIGKHGHPEPEGAVGVAPDHVRVVESIAEVDALPAEYGVKDGGRKLLVTNQTTMSQWDTEALVEALVARFPEAEVCNEICDATSIRQNAVAEQARQADLCIVVGDPKSNNSARLAQVAREIAGVPAYRIASVQELDPSWLCGVKTVAVTSGASTPTAITRQVVAYLEDYDEQDVSTHALPVTLPTDRVLPQVSFKPVSHDD